TTTCGCGGAACAGGCGCGCGATGAAGAACCGCAGCCCACTCGGGGCCGCGGCGACCGGCTGCCCCGCGGCGTAAGCTTCGAGGTCGGCCGCGAGCGCGCCGGCGGACGGGTACCGCATCTCCGCGGGCTTCTGGAGGCACTTCAGGCAGATGAGTTCGAGTTCGCGATCCACGGTCGCGTTCAGTTGGCGCGGCGGCACCGGCTCCTGTTCGAGCACGAGCAGCAGCGTGTCGACCGGGTGCGCGGCCTGGAACGGCGGGCGCCCGGTGAGCAGTTCGTACAGGATCGCCCCGAGCGCGTACACGTCCGCGGCGGGCGTCAGCTCCTTGCGCCCCGCGGCCTGTTCGGGCGCCATGTAGCTCGGCGTACCGACCACGGCGCCCGTGCGCGTGAGGCTCTCGGAGTTATCGATCTTCTTCGCGAGGCCGAAATCCCCGACCTTGGGGGCCATGATTCCGTAGCGCGGGAGCGCCAGCACGTCCGAGCCGGTGGAGCCCGCGCCGGTGCCGTTCGGACCTTCGGCGTTACGACTTTCGACCTGCGTCAGGAGAATGTTCGACGGCTTCAGATCGCGGTGAATGATCCCGAACTCGTGTGCGTGCTCGACGGCCCGCGCGATCACCGCGGCGAGCCGGGCGGCCTCGCGCGGCGGGAGCGGCCCGCCGGAGCGGACCTTCTCCGCGAGCGTCTGCCCGCCGACGAACTCCATGCAAAGGTACGCTTGCCCGCCGGCGGACCCGACCTCGTACACCGTCACGATGTTCGGGTGCTTGAGGCGCGCGGCGGACTCGGCCTCGGTGCGGAACCGCGCGCGGTCGGCGTCGGTCGCGAGGTGGGCCTCGCGCACCATCTTCAGCGCGACGGTGCGGTCCAGGCTCTTTTGCCGCGCCCGATACACGACCCCCATCCCGCCGCGCCCGACCTCTTCGAGCAACTCGAAGTCGCCGAAGTCGCGCGGGAGCACGGCGGCCGTATGAGTGGTGGGAGCGGAGTGGAACGACGGCGTGAGCGGCCCGGTTCGCGCGACCGTGACCGTCTGGGCCGGGGCCGGTGGCGGCGGGAGCCGGACCATGTGCGCGAACTGGGCGACGGCCCATAGTTCGCGCAACTCTGCGGCAAGGTCTGGGTGCTCGCGCGCCGTGGCCTCAACGTCGGCAACGCGCCCGGCCCGTTGCTCGCCCGCGAGCCGGTCAATGAGGGCGGCCAACTGCTCGTCGCGGTCGTGGGGCATAGGGTTCGAGATGAGAAGCCGCCGCAGATAAACGCAGATGAACGCGGATCAAAACCAATTTAGATTCTTTTCCCGGATTTAAATCCGTGTCTTCATCTGCGTTTATCTGCGGCGGCTTCTCACTCTTCATCCTCCTCTGTAGTCAAGCGCGTCGCGTAGTCCGCGAGCGCTTCACCAGCGGCTTCGACGAAATCCTCGGCGTCTTCGATGTCGAACCGGATGTAGCCGAAGGGCTCGCGCGGGTCGATGCGCACCGCGAGGTCGATCCAGCGCCCGCCGAGCTGGTACGTGAGCCAGCCCGCTTCGAGCGGCTCGTAGCGCGCGCCGGGCACGCCCGCGATCACCGTGAGTTCCGGGCGCTCGGGCGACACCAACTGCGCCGCGTCGCGCACGGTGTCCTTGAGCAGCGGGTACACGTCGTCCGATGGGGGGGCGAGTTCCCAGTCGCGCCCGTCCACGCGGTAGTAGAGCAGCCCGCCCGCGTCACCGAACCGCACCTCGAGCTGCGTGGCCTTGTCGCGGATCGCGTTCAGGATGACGACGTGCAGGAACCGTCGGGCGTCCGGTTCGGCGAGCAGTTGATCGGCAGATTCGTAAACGAGCACGGGGATTCCTTGAGAACAGTTGAGACCGTTCGGTCAGATCAGGGCGCCGCGAACGCGCCGGGGATCGCGGCGCGCAGAACGGCTTCGAGATCGTCGAAGTCGGACTTGCGCATCATGTGTTGCTGAAGACGGAGCGGCACCGCGCTCGCGTCGTGAAGCACTTCCAGGACCAGGTTGTGCGCCGGACCGGCGCGCCGCACGCTGCGGATCGCGGCGAGCGGGATCGCTGCCGGGTGCGGCGGTTCGTGCGAGATCGGTTCGCCGTGTTCGTCTTGGGGCGGCTCGCCGCGTGCGCCGGTTGGGAGGAGCAGGCTCGTTGTTGTTACGCGCACGCGCGGCGGGCTCAGCGTGTCGCGCACACCGGTCCATAGCGACCAGAACGACATGAGCAGCGTGGGGACGCCGAACACCCCCATCACCATGAGCGCGACACCGGTCGGCAACTGGCCGCTCTGCACCTTCTCGTACCCGGCCGGGAACAGCGAGACGCCGATCGAACCGAGCAGGCCGAAGAACAACACCGAACAGCCGACGGCGTGCCACCCGTTCCAGTACGCGAAGGCGCGTTCCGGTGGGGCTGCGGGTTCAGATCCCATCGGTCGGCTCCTGACCGTCGGGGACCAGTACCGATTTCAGCCGGCGCAGGGCGCGCAGGTAGCGCATCGAGGCCGCGGCCTCGGTGAGTTGGAGCGCGTGGGCCACGTCTTGGTTGGAAAGCCCCTCGTGGTGCCGCATCAGAATGATTTCGCGGTCGTCGTCCGAAAGTTGGTTTATCGCCGTGGTGAGTCGGCGCTGGAGTTCGAGCCGGATCGCCTCGGACCCGGGCGTGCGCTCGGGGTCGATGAGGTGCGCGACCAGCGACGCGCTCGACTCGTCGGTCCACCCGGGGCGGGCAATGGACTGTTCGCGGTCCACACTGCGCCGCTGGGCGAGCCGGTGCCGCCGGTGCGTGTCGATGATGCGGTCCTGGGCCAGGTGCCGCAACCACAAGTGGAACGGCATGTCCGGTTTTTTCAGGTACTCCGTGAGCCGCTGGTTCGCCTCCACGAGCACGTCCTGAACGATGTCGGACGCATCCACGCGGCGCGCCACGGCCGGGTCGAGCCGCAGGTCCACGACCTGGCGGAGCGGGCCGCGGAACTCCCCGAGGAGCTGGTCCACAGCGCCCGGCTCGCCGCTACGGGCACGATCGAGCAACCGGTCGGTTTCTTCGCGGTTGGGCCACATGGCGACATTCTACTGACGGTCACCGGCCGAAATCTCCTCCAATCCGAGAAGGGGTATAGTTCGATGCGCCCGTCCCAACGCACTGGTACAATCGAACGAATTCCTGGCACCAGAATCGTGAGGAGAGCAGCATGGACTCGTTTCTTCGAGCGATGACGCTCTTGATCCCTCCCCCCGTCGAACCGCGAGACACGATCGGGGACTGGAGTGCTCTTGAGGCAGAAATGGGGCTGATCTTTCCAGAAGACTACAAGCAATTCATCGCACTGTATGGGACAGGCACCCTGTGCTCGCTAATCGAGATTGATAGCCCGTTTCGGCTCGCCAAGCTCTACCAAACATCAACACGGGAAGCATGGATCACTCGAACAGGTGTCTACCATCAACACGATCAATTTCTGACAAGCCCACCGCCGTACTCGTACTATCCCGCGATCCCGGGGCTGTTACCTTGTGCCGCGGATGCCTCGGGAGACCTCATCGGGTGGTTGACGAACGCCACCCCTGAATTGTGGCGCATTGTGTACCGAGACCGTGAAAACGCTTACTTCGAGGTGCCCGGAATGGGGTTTGTGGAATTTCTCGTTGCTGCCATTAAGGAACAAGCCCCCGTACCAGAGATGTACTTATCGAAGAATCATTTCAATTTGCCAGGGACATTTAAGCCATATTAAGTGTGGCTACGCCGGCGATTGGAGTGAGCATTGTCTCCGGGCGCCTCCAATCCGGAAGCGCGCCCGAGGCGGGCACATCCTACTTGTTCGGTTTCGGTTGTTGTTCGGGCAAATCGAGTAGCCGAACGCGGATCACTGTTCGGCGTTCACCCACCGGCTGAGCTTCGGTCTGGTACCACACCTCGGCAAACACTTTCCGCGCGGCCGCGCTTTCTAGCGTCGCTTGGAGCCGCGGATCGAATGCGTGAACAAACACGCGCTCACCTGTCCCGTCTTTCTCCATACAGACCGTCGCGGCGCACACCGCCGGTCGGCCTTCGGACGCGCTCACGTCGATGTCAAAAACGTAGCCCGCGGCTATGGCCGTAACCGGCTTCCGCTTCGGTGCGTCCGCTCCTTTTGTGGCGCCCGCACCCTTCGTGTCTCCGCGAGGTGCGTCGGCCATCAGACCCGTTGATCCGATTGCGAGCGCCAGTACCAGTCCGACGAGAGCTGTTCGCACAGTACACCCTCGATCGCCGAAAGACGTGTGAGAGAGCAGTTGCAGCTCGGCGCACTGCAACTCCAAGCGGTACCAGTCTACCGTGCGCTGGGAACGGGAGGGGCCACTTTTTCCCGCCCGTCGAGCCACTCACGGGCCTTCTTGTGCGCGGTGGCCCGCGCCTTCGCGTCGGGGAACCCGTGAATGCGCGGGGAGTAGAACCAGTCCGGATCGGGCTTCCCGCCGTCGAGTATGTGCGGGCACAGGAAGCCGAGTTCCGCCGGTTTGCCGCCCGCGAGCTTCACGGCCGCAGCCCACGCACAGTCCGCGAGGCTGCGGTCGCCTTCGCGCACGTCGGCCTTCCTCCATGCCTCGGCCCACTGTTCTTGCGTTACTTTCTCGCCGAACTTGACGCCGTGCCACAGAAAGTCGAGTTCCTCGCGCCCCTTCAGGATCACGCTCCATTTCGTGTGCGGCTTGTTCGCCGCCGGCGCTTCCGCAACCCGGCGCAAGAGCGAAAGATCGTCCCTGGTGCCGAGCATCCCGATGGTCAGAATCGCCTGCGCGCGCCGGTCCGGATCGGTCTTCTCGTCTGCAACCAGTTTCCGCAGTAACGGAAGCGCTTCAGTCATGCGGTCGCGGCCGATCGCATTCAACCCACCCTCAATAACGAGTTCGTGGTCCCGCAGTGCGAACCACGCAGTAAACACCCGGCGCACCGCGGGGCCGGCCGATCCCGTGAGTGCCGCGTCCCACTTGCGGAAGAGCTGGTTCTCCAGGTTATCGGAAACGGCTCTGGCGCTCTGAGAATACGTTCCCAGGTACAGCACAACGAGTTCATCGGCCCACGGTCGCTCCTGCGGTGCCGGCGCCTTCGGGTTGTTCAACCGCTCCAACTGTTTTTGCCACAATTTCTGCACGTACACGTAGTACGCCTTCACCTCGGCCGCGTAGAGCTTGCCCGCACCGACGGGGTCGCGGTCGGCATCGTCGAGCAATTGGCGCCGGTGCGGGTCGGCAATGAGTTCTGCGAACAGCGCGCGAGCCGCTCGATCGGCCCCCGCGATCGTCTTGAACCGCGCCCAGATGGGGTGATCCGGCTCGGTGTCTTTGGCCGGGTCAAAGTCCTTCACCAGCGCGTCGAGTGCGTCTTTGCGGATCGCGGTGAGCAGTTCCGCGCACCGCGTGCGGATTTCGGGATCTTCGGACTTCAGTCCGGCCCGGAGCGCGGGTTCGGCTTTCAACCCCACTGCACGCAGACGCTTGTGAGCCGCTTCGCGCCCGGCGAAATCGTCGCTGCCGAGCTTCTTCACCAGATCGACCGGGTCGGCAACTTGTCGCGCAGCGAGAACGTGAGCACTTCCGTCGGGAGGTGAATCGGACGAGTGAGTAACCGCCAGTCCGCCACAAACGATCGTGAGGCACACCGCGGCGGCCAGCACAGCGGGCCGGAGCTGGTCGAACAGCATCGCCTTGACCACGGTCGCAGCGGTCGCGCTCGCGGCACTGCCCGCAGCCCCACGAACGGCCGCCGCAGTCGCCTGAAGCAGTTGCGCTGAAACCGCGTTTGGCGCGAGAAGTGCGCCGGCCACAATCGACGGAGCAAGGCCGCGAGCAGAAAGGCGCTCGGCAAGTTTGCGCTTCGCACCCGCGAGCCGACTGGACAGCGTACCCTCGGGGATACCGAGTTCGACCGCGGCCCGCTTACGCGACAGCCCGCGCAGCTCGCACAGAACGATCGCTTCGCGGTACGCTTCCGAAAGGTTCGCGAGTTCCTCGTCAATGACACCAGCCAGATCGTGATCTGCGGGGGCTTCTGTGGGTTTGCGCTCGCGGGTCGCGCGTTCGTACTTCCGCCGGCGCTTGCGCGTGACGCGCAACCCCTTTGCGGTTCGGGCCGCGACTCCGTGCAACCACGCGGCCAAATTCGTCCCGCGAATGGTCCCCGCTTTACGCGCGAGGACGATGAACACCGCTTGAAATGCGTCTTCCGCATCGTGCTCGTCCGCCAGCACGCGATTACACACCGCGAGCACCATCGGCCCGTGTCGCCGGACCAGTTCGGCGAACGTATCGTCCGTCCGGGACGCGATGAACGTCTTCAGTAGCGCGGCATCGGGCGCGGGCACGATTCGGGGGACGATGGAACGTGCGAGCGCGACTGCGGAACGGGACATGAGCCGGCCCCTCCGAGTGAATGTCCGCCGTGTAGTGCGCGGCGGAGGGTCCGCGCGTCGCGCGAATCAGTTCCAGCGCGCGATCTCGGTGAGCGCTTGGGTCAGGAACCGCTCGACGTCGCGTGCGTCTTCGGCTTGAGGTTCGGCACGCAGGTACGCACGTAGCGGGTCGATCGCCCGGCCCGGTTGCTCCGCGCGCACGAGCAGCACGCCGAGGTCGCGGTGCTGCGTCGCGTCGCCGGGCACGAGTTGCGTGAGCCGGCGCGTCACACGAGCGGCCCGCGTGTACGACCGGTCGGCCAGGTACGCGGTCTTCAGGTTCTGGAGCATCCGCGCGACGATCGCCCCCGGTGGCGTGGCCGCGAGCGCGTCCGGCGTCGCCTCGAAGGGCCGACCGGTCACCCCGCTCACCAGCAGTTCACACGCTTCGATGTCGAGGAACTGCCCGCCGTTGAACGGGTCGAAAAGCACCTCTTCGTTCCCGTCCACCACCTTCGCGATGAAGTGGCCGGGCAAGCCGACGCCAACCACGTTCAAGCCCGCCCGTGTGCCGACCGCCATTGCCAGGGCCGAGAGCGAGATCGGCAGACCCACCTGACGGTCCAGCACCTTGTTGAGATAGCTGTTGCGGGGGTCGTAATAGTTCTCGGTGTTCCCCGCGAACCCGCACTCTTCAAAGAGAAACGTCGAGAGTTCGGCGGTGCGCGCGGCGAGCGACCCGCGCAACCGCGGGCGGAGTTGGTCCGCGAGCCGGTCGATGCGGCGGAGGTATACGCGCGGATTCATCTGACTGTAAGCGTCGCGTGCGATGAGCAGCGCCACGCGCGCGATATCAATCGGTGCGTGCGGATCGATCGCCAAAGTCTCAAGGGCGGAACTGAGTTTCATGTACGCATTCTAACGGCCGCAGACCGTTTCAGGCTCTCAGTTTCGGACTCTGCTCGAAGAAACAGTCGCGCCGAAGTTCAATTCGGTTTCGTGGCCGTTTAAAGCTCTCGATAAATGACGAATCGCAGCTCATTTTCCGGGCGTTTCGTGACATGCGGTCACTGTGTTGAAAGCGTGTGTTTTGTGTTCGTGGAACAGGCCCCTGGCCTGTGAGTGCCTCCACAGGCCAGGGGCCTGTTCCACGAACACAAAGACTAAACACATCAATACGGGTCAGCCTGCATATAGAGAGGCCACAGCGGTTATGATGAGCCGCCCTACGGTCACAGGTGCAACAGACAGGAGCTACGCCCGTGGACGAGCGCCGCGCACTGATGGCCGCGATCATCGCGAACCCGGACGATGATACCCCGCGCCTCGTGTTCGCCGACTGGCTCCAAGAACACGGCGACGAACACGACCGGGCGCGCGCCGAGTTCATCCGCCTTCAGGTCGAAGCCGCCCGACTACCCGAGCGCGACAAGAAGCGAAAGAAGCTGGATATCGCCGCGGAGAAGCTGGCCAACGAGCACCACGCCACGTGGCTCGCCCCGCTCACCGCGTTCGTTCATCAGCTATCGACCGATCCGAAGTTGATCGGCCGCAGCTCCTACCCGGAGTTGTTCGAGCGCGGGTTGCTCAGAGAACTCTACGTCGAGTCCGCGAAGTTCCTTCAGGCGAAGCATCAGAAGGTCTTTCCGGACGCGCTCGCGGCGGTGGGGTTGGAAACCCTGTCCTTCTACACACCGGCAACACGGGTCGGCAAGTTACCCGCGTCGCCGGTGTTCCGGTGGGTCGCCCGGATCGGGTGTCCCGCCGTCGACGACGCGACACTAGAGGCGTTCGGAACCTCCCCGCACCTCGCCCACATCAGCGCGCTCGAGTTCACCCAAGTCAAGATCAGCGATTCGGGGCTAAGGGCGTTCGCGCAGACCACCCGCACCTCGCAGTTGCGAAAGTTCGCCGTCACGAACCAAAGCCCGATGCGGTACACAAAACCCAAGTTCACCGCCACCGGAATTCTCGCGCTCTTGAACAGCCCGCGGCTCCCGGCGCTCACTGTGCTCGAGGTCCGCGGCCCCACGGCTGAGAAGTTCGGTACGGCAGAGTTTTTCGCCGCGACGAGCCTCGCCAAGCTCACCGAACTGTCGCTCCGCGTGCGGGTAAAACTGGCCGACGTGATCGCATGCCCGCACCTCACAAACGTGCGCGAACTCCGGCTCGACGACGTAGACATGACAGAGGGCGACGCCGACGCGCTGCTCGCCAGCCCCACGTTCGCCAAGCTCACCAAACAGACGCTCTGGACCCGCGACCCGCTCCCGCGCGGGTTCAAGAAGAAGCTCCGGGCGCGGTTCGGCGACGACCTGTGGCTCCGTTCCGAGGTGTCGTAGGCGCCTACCGCACGCTCGTTAGTCCGGTTTCAGTGCCCCCTGTAACGAGCCGCTCCACGCCTGCCCACATCCACGCATAAGCATCTCTGATTTAAATTCCGATTTTCATTTGTGAACCTTCGTTCACTCAGATATAATTCCGGTGAGGTATTGGAGTTGGCCGGCCGCAAAACGAGTAGGAATGCTCCAAAACCCAGCCAAAATGAGTTCGTGTGTTAGCCGGAAATCGCGAATTCTGGAGTTTTCGTAACAAATGTTAGCCGTGATTTGGTCGCAAACGACGGCAAAAGATTGGCTTCGTAGCTCTCAAAGCTTTGAAACGTCGCGACTTCCGCGCAGCGCACAGACCGAGCGCGGGCTTCTCGATCCCAAAAGGTTAGCAATTGTCACTCTTGGCTTGGACCGACAGCAGTGAAGTGGATGCACGCCTGACGACGTCAGAGACTGGCTTGGAACTCTGGAACTTGGTAGTGCGAAATGAACGGTCGCTAGAAATGATCGAACCGCACGACTAACTGACAGCCTCTCCCTCTGTCAGTTAGCCGTGCGGTTAATTGGCTCTCGCCGTATTAAGCAATAGCGAGTGCCGTGCCAATTCCGTTCGCGCGTGCGGCGAGAAGTCGCAAAGGCCACTGAAATAAAGCGATTTGAAGTAAAAGAATTTTTCAGAAGGAAACGATCAAATATGGCAAAAGCACACATATCGCGCATTGATCCAGCTCAAATGCCCAAAAATCGCGCATTGTTAACTTTGTGATTCTTTCGGTTGACCCAACTTCCCGCTCTTGCCCACAATGCAGCGCGAAAAAGTGCCTTGAGAGGTAGCGCTCGATGCCAGCCACGATTGATGACACCTACGCCGAAGCGTTCCGCAGCATCTACGCGAGCGTCCTCATTACCGCACGCGACCGATACTGGCTCGACAAGGCCATTAACGCAAGTACCGGCAACGCAAGCAGTACCATCCTCTGCGACTGCGAAGCTGGTCTGGACCGATACGTCGAAGCGAGCGAAACGCCCGACAACCGACCGGGCGCGATCATTCAGTTCCACGTGCCGCGTTTCCACAAGGACCGCGAAGCCCGACTCGAACGCAGCGTGCTGGTCCGCGTGTCGCAGAACGTGATGACGTGCCCGACCACGACCGTGTTCAACGTGCTGCCCGCAGACGGGAGCTGGTACGCGAGCACGCAGCCCCCGAAACCGGGCGCGAAGTGGTTCCCGCTAGGGCGGAAGACCGCGTACTTCGGCGACGGGCACCAGTTCACCGCGGAACGGTTCGAGCGCCGGTGCTGGGTGGTGCCGATCCTCAGCGGCGAGTTCGTAATCGAACGGCGGTGCGGGTTCGCCGACGGGCTGATGGGCGGCAACCTGTGGTTCTTCGGCGCGACCGCCGACGCCGCACTCGACGCGGCCACAAAAGCCGCGGCCGCAGCCAGTACAGTTCCCGGAGTGATTCTGCCGTTCCCAGGCGGGGTCGCGTCGAGCGGGAGCAAGGCGGGGAGCAAGTACAAGTTCAGTATCGCGAGCACTTTCGCGGAATACTGCCCGACACTTCGCGGTAAGGAAGGAATCACATCGCGATTGCCAGAAGGCGTCATGAGCGTACAGGAGATCATCATCAACGGCGCGGACCTACCGACCATCGTGAAAGCGACGCAAGCCGCGATCGCAGCCGCAAAGGACACGCCGGACCTGCTCACGATCTCCGCGGGCAACTACGGGGGCCGCCTCGGGAAGAGCTTCATCTACCTGCACCCTGAAAAGCAGCCAGCAGCGTAAATGCTTATACAGACGGCATTTGCGGGCGCAATAGCTGAACTGCCCACACAGCATCGGATGCCGGCAACGGCGGTTCGGGGTCGGAATCGTAGATGAAAAGCCGATAGCGACCGGCATCGTAGATGCGATGAATCAGGGCTTGCAGATCGAGCAGCGGTTCCGGCTCATCCGGGCGCAGCGGGATCGGAATAGTGGGGAGCGTTTCTCGCAATTTCACAGGCCAAAACGCGACACGCGGACGTTCGGGCGCACGGCCCACGAGTGCGTAGTAATCGCACTCCTTCATCTCACCCCACGGCAGGCGCGGGCCACCGCGGAGTAAATCGATCTCGACTAACCCGGCACTCGTGCGGCTGAGGAGCAACCGCGTTTTG
This region of Gemmata massiliana genomic DNA includes:
- a CDS encoding serine/threonine-protein kinase; translation: MPHDRDEQLAALIDRLAGEQRAGRVADVEATAREHPDLAAELRELWAVAQFAHMVRLPPPPAPAQTVTVARTGPLTPSFHSAPTTHTAAVLPRDFGDFELLEEVGRGGMGVVYRARQKSLDRTVALKMVREAHLATDADRARFRTEAESAARLKHPNIVTVYEVGSAGGQAYLCMEFVGGQTLAEKVRSGGPLPPREAARLAAVIARAVEHAHEFGIIHRDLKPSNILLTQVESRNAEGPNGTGAGSTGSDVLALPRYGIMAPKVGDFGLAKKIDNSESLTRTGAVVGTPSYMAPEQAAGRKELTPAADVYALGAILYELLTGRPPFQAAHPVDTLLLVLEQEPVPPRQLNATVDRELELICLKCLQKPAEMRYPSAGALAADLEAYAAGQPVAAAPSGLRFFIARLFRETHHADVLENWGMLWIFHSVMIFLLCLLTQVMSWEGLRDHVWYMSVWSVGLVTWGATLWQLRKAAGPVLFVERQIAHAWAAGVCASIAMFWIEWLIPLEALTLSPAVAVAAGMVMVFKAGILSGRFYGWAALNFAAAIIMPLVPRVSILLFGAVSALSFFVPGVKYYRQRKARIT
- a CDS encoding sigma-70 family RNA polymerase sigma factor — its product is MWPNREETDRLLDRARSGEPGAVDQLLGEFRGPLRQVVDLRLDPAVARRVDASDIVQDVLVEANQRLTEYLKKPDMPFHLWLRHLAQDRIIDTHRRHRLAQRRSVDREQSIARPGWTDESSASLVAHLIDPERTPGSEAIRLELQRRLTTAINQLSDDDREIILMRHHEGLSNQDVAHALQLTEAAASMRYLRALRRLKSVLVPDGQEPTDGI
- a CDS encoding SMI1/KNR4 family protein — its product is MDSFLRAMTLLIPPPVEPRDTIGDWSALEAEMGLIFPEDYKQFIALYGTGTLCSLIEIDSPFRLAKLYQTSTREAWITRTGVYHQHDQFLTSPPPYSYYPAIPGLLPCAADASGDLIGWLTNATPELWRIVYRDRENAYFEVPGMGFVEFLVAAIKEQAPVPEMYLSKNHFNLPGTFKPY
- a CDS encoding RNA polymerase sigma factor, which gives rise to MSRSAVALARSIVPRIVPAPDAALLKTFIASRTDDTFAELVRRHGPMVLAVCNRVLADEHDAEDAFQAVFIVLARKAGTIRGTNLAAWLHGVAARTAKGLRVTRKRRRKYERATRERKPTEAPADHDLAGVIDEELANLSEAYREAIVLCELRGLSRKRAAVELGIPEGTLSSRLAGAKRKLAERLSARGLAPSIVAGALLAPNAVSAQLLQATAAAVRGAAGSAASATAATVVKAMLFDQLRPAVLAAAVCLTIVCGGLAVTHSSDSPPDGSAHVLAARQVADPVDLVKKLGSDDFAGREAAHKRLRAVGLKAEPALRAGLKSEDPEIRTRCAELLTAIRKDALDALVKDFDPAKDTEPDHPIWARFKTIAGADRAARALFAELIADPHRRQLLDDADRDPVGAGKLYAAEVKAYYVYVQKLWQKQLERLNNPKAPAPQERPWADELVVLYLGTYSQSARAVSDNLENQLFRKWDAALTGSAGPAVRRVFTAWFALRDHELVIEGGLNAIGRDRMTEALPLLRKLVADEKTDPDRRAQAILTIGMLGTRDDLSLLRRVAEAPAANKPHTKWSVILKGREELDFLWHGVKFGEKVTQEQWAEAWRKADVREGDRSLADCAWAAAVKLAGGKPAELGFLCPHILDGGKPDPDWFYSPRIHGFPDAKARATAHKKAREWLDGREKVAPPVPSAR
- a CDS encoding SirB1 family protein — translated: MKLSSALETLAIDPHAPIDIARVALLIARDAYSQMNPRVYLRRIDRLADQLRPRLRGSLAARTAELSTFLFEECGFAGNTENYYDPRNSYLNKVLDRQVGLPISLSALAMAVGTRAGLNVVGVGLPGHFIAKVVDGNEEVLFDPFNGGQFLDIEACELLVSGVTGRPFEATPDALAATPPGAIVARMLQNLKTAYLADRSYTRAARVTRRLTQLVPGDATQHRDLGVLLVRAEQPGRAIDPLRAYLRAEPQAEDARDVERFLTQALTEIARWN
- a CDS encoding TIGR02996 domain-containing protein encodes the protein MDERRALMAAIIANPDDDTPRLVFADWLQEHGDEHDRARAEFIRLQVEAARLPERDKKRKKLDIAAEKLANEHHATWLAPLTAFVHQLSTDPKLIGRSSYPELFERGLLRELYVESAKFLQAKHQKVFPDALAAVGLETLSFYTPATRVGKLPASPVFRWVARIGCPAVDDATLEAFGTSPHLAHISALEFTQVKISDSGLRAFAQTTRTSQLRKFAVTNQSPMRYTKPKFTATGILALLNSPRLPALTVLEVRGPTAEKFGTAEFFAATSLAKLTELSLRVRVKLADVIACPHLTNVRELRLDDVDMTEGDADALLASPTFAKLTKQTLWTRDPLPRGFKKKLRARFGDDLWLRSEVS
- the fhcD gene encoding formylmethanofuran--tetrahydromethanopterin N-formyltransferase, giving the protein MPATIDDTYAEAFRSIYASVLITARDRYWLDKAINASTGNASSTILCDCEAGLDRYVEASETPDNRPGAIIQFHVPRFHKDREARLERSVLVRVSQNVMTCPTTTVFNVLPADGSWYASTQPPKPGAKWFPLGRKTAYFGDGHQFTAERFERRCWVVPILSGEFVIERRCGFADGLMGGNLWFFGATADAALDAATKAAAAASTVPGVILPFPGGVASSGSKAGSKYKFSIASTFAEYCPTLRGKEGITSRLPEGVMSVQEIIINGADLPTIVKATQAAIAAAKDTPDLLTISAGNYGGRLGKSFIYLHPEKQPAA